The sequence CCCGTGTACCGGCAAAAAGGGCCCACGCCCGTGTCGACAACACCCACGATTAGAGGAGCCATGAGCATCAGGGTCGCTATCGTCACCGGGGCCTCGTCGGACATCGGAGAGGCGCCCGCCGGCTCCGCGAGCTCGGCTACACGGTATACGCCGCCGCGCGCCGCGTCGAGCGGATGGCCCCGCTCGCCGACGTCGGCATTGAACCCGTGCCGGTCGACGTGACCGAGCTCTCGCTTGACCCACTGACCGCACGGTCAGCGTTCATCTCGGTGCCGGCCGGCGGTCGACTGCTGGCCAGCCCCCCAGGCTAAACTCCCTGCCGCCGGGCGGCCCCTCGTGGATCCCGGTGGCCGACGAGCCCTCGATCCCGGGCACAGTAGGCAAGCAGAATGGCAAGCAACCGGTGGAGCGGCTGGGCTCGAAGGGCCAGAAATCCAAGCAACACAAGGCGCAAGGCGACGTAGCCAAGTGGTAAGGCACGGGTCTGCAAAACCCTGATCGTGGGTTCGATTCCCACCGTCGCCTCCATCCCTCCCATGACCGCCCCCAGCGACGACGACCTGCAGCTCCGGGCGGCGCGCGTGCTCGCCGGAGGGGCGACCCACGTGATCCGCTCCTACCGGCCGGCGATCCACGTCGAGCGGGCCCGGGGGGCGCGGAAGTGGCTGGTCGACGGCCGCGAGCTGGTCGACTACACCATGGGCCACGGCGCCCTGCTGCTCGGTCACGCCCATCCCGCGGTCGTCGAGGCCGTCGAGCGCCAGCTCAGCCGCGGCACCCACTTCGGCGGAGGCAGCCGCCTCGAGGTGGAATGGGCGGAGCGGATCGTCGACGCCGTGCCCTCGGTCGAGCGGGTGCGCTTCACCTCGTCGGGCACCGAGGCGACGATGCTCGCCCTGCGGCTGGCCCGGGCGGCGACCGGCCGCGACCGGGTGGTCAAGGTGGCCGGGCACTTCCATGGATGGGCCGACCCCCTCGTCGCCGGGCGCGGCGACGACGGCGGCACCGCGCTGCCCTTCGGGGTGCCGCGGGCGGTGGGCGACACCGTCCGGGTGCTGCCCTCGCTCGAGCCCGCCGCCGTCGCCGCCGCCCTCGCCGGCGGGGACGTCGCCGCGCTCATCCTCGAGGCCTCCGGGGCCCGCTTCGGCTGGCTCCCGCTGCCCCCCGAGCACGTCGTCGAGGCGGCGCGGCTGTGCCGGGAGAGCGGCACCCTCCTGGTCGTCGACGAGGTGGTCACCGGCTTCCGGGTGGCCCGCGACGGCATGCAGGGCCGGCTGGGGGTGCGGCCCGACCTGTCCGCCTTCGCCAAGGTGATCGGCGGGGGCCTGCCCGGGGGAGCGGTGGGGGGACGCGCCGGCGTGATGGACCTGCTCGCGGTGCCCGCCGGCGAGGGCGACGAGCACTTCGTCAGCCACCCCGGCACCTTCAACGCCAACCCGCTCAGCGCCGCCGCGGGCATCGCCGCCCTCGACGCCATC is a genomic window of Candidatus Dormiibacterota bacterium containing:
- a CDS encoding aminotransferase class III-fold pyridoxal phosphate-dependent enzyme, with protein sequence MTAPSDDDLQLRAARVLAGGATHVIRSYRPAIHVERARGARKWLVDGRELVDYTMGHGALLLGHAHPAVVEAVERQLSRGTHFGGGSRLEVEWAERIVDAVPSVERVRFTSSGTEATMLALRLARAATGRDRVVKVAGHFHGWADPLVAGRGDDGGTALPFGVPRAVGDTVRVLPSLEPAAVAAALAGGDVAALILEASGARFGWLPLPPEHVVEAARLCRESGTLLVVDEVVTGFRVARDGMQGRLGVRPDLSAFAKVIGGGLPGGAVGGRAGVMDLLAVPAGEGDEHFVSHPGTFNANPLSAAAGIAALDAIEALGARVSADTYASALEQAWAGELAAADAGGRVWRLASIVHLSLDDAAADARLGILLCEEGVDCLRTSAFCSAVHGDEELERSVAALRRALRRVAT